The Hymenobacter sp. GOD-10R genome includes a window with the following:
- a CDS encoding glycoside hydrolase family 2 protein, with translation MKNQLVRRALTAVLLVLGLATSQSGQAQSTLIQNMPARRMLSLDGNWNYIIDPYENGFYDYRREPFDQSKSGKGGYYDNQKPSSKQEPELIEYDFDHSATLQVPGDWNSQDPKLLYYEGTIWYKKSFNLTPKAGKRYFLYFGAINYESHIYLNGKKLGMHKGGFTPIQYDITDRLSPNGDNFVVVKADNTRRQDEVPTINTDWWNYGGITRNAFIAETPETFITDYKVQLAKGNLNTLTGYVQLGGNNKAGQTVTLDIAEAKIRQQLKTDAEGKASFSFPAKRLSYWSPQNPKLYAVSLASGSDVVQDRIGFRTIQTRGADVLLNGKPTFLRGISIHDENPLIPGRARGEGDLRMLLTWAKELGCNFVRLAHYPHNETMLKLADELGLMVWAEVPVYWTISWQNPATYQNAETQLSDLISMGKNRAGIVVWSVGNETPLSEPRLKFMSSLAKKARELDDTRMISAALELHREENNIIVDDPLGEYLDLTSINEYAGWYWGGKPSEITKYTFNIKYNKPVVISEFGGDALAGYHGDAETRWSEEYQEALYQNQLKMLSTIGNLRGMTPWILTDFRATRRQHPVYQNGFNRKGLISSSGQKKKAFYVLQEYYRQQAKKYDNK, from the coding sequence ATGAAAAACCAACTTGTACGGCGTGCCCTGACGGCCGTGTTGCTAGTCCTTGGCTTGGCCACGAGCCAGTCAGGACAAGCGCAATCCACCTTGATCCAGAACATGCCGGCGCGGCGCATGCTCAGCCTCGATGGCAACTGGAACTACATCATCGACCCCTACGAAAACGGCTTCTACGACTACCGCCGCGAACCATTCGACCAGTCGAAATCGGGTAAAGGCGGCTATTACGACAATCAGAAACCTAGCTCCAAACAGGAGCCGGAGCTAATCGAGTACGACTTCGACCACTCGGCCACGTTGCAAGTACCCGGCGACTGGAACTCGCAGGACCCCAAGCTGCTGTACTACGAAGGCACCATTTGGTACAAAAAGAGCTTCAATCTGACGCCTAAGGCCGGTAAGCGCTACTTTCTATACTTCGGAGCCATCAACTACGAGTCGCACATCTATTTGAATGGCAAGAAGCTAGGTATGCACAAGGGCGGCTTCACGCCAATTCAGTACGACATCACGGACCGGCTCAGCCCTAACGGCGACAACTTCGTGGTGGTGAAGGCTGACAACACCCGTCGCCAAGATGAGGTACCGACCATCAACACCGACTGGTGGAACTACGGCGGCATCACGCGCAACGCTTTCATTGCCGAAACGCCCGAAACCTTCATCACCGATTACAAGGTGCAGCTGGCGAAGGGCAACCTAAACACGCTCACTGGCTACGTGCAGCTCGGTGGGAATAACAAAGCTGGCCAAACGGTGACGCTCGACATTGCCGAAGCCAAAATCCGTCAGCAGCTTAAGACGGATGCCGAGGGAAAAGCTAGCTTCAGCTTCCCCGCGAAGAGGCTCTCCTACTGGTCGCCGCAGAACCCGAAGCTATATGCCGTGAGCCTCGCCAGCGGCTCCGATGTCGTGCAGGATCGCATCGGCTTCCGCACGATTCAGACCCGCGGCGCCGACGTGTTGCTCAATGGCAAACCGACCTTTTTGCGTGGCATTTCTATCCACGACGAAAACCCGCTCATTCCGGGTCGGGCCCGCGGCGAGGGCGACTTGCGCATGCTGCTGACCTGGGCCAAGGAGCTAGGTTGCAACTTCGTGCGCCTGGCCCACTATCCGCACAACGAAACTATGCTGAAGCTCGCCGACGAGCTAGGGCTAATGGTGTGGGCCGAGGTGCCGGTGTACTGGACGATTTCGTGGCAAAACCCCGCTACGTACCAAAACGCCGAGACGCAGCTTTCGGACCTCATTTCGATGGGAAAAAACCGGGCGGGCATTGTGGTGTGGTCGGTAGGCAACGAAACGCCGCTGAGCGAGCCGCGCCTGAAGTTCATGAGTAGCCTAGCCAAAAAGGCTCGTGAGTTGGACGATACCCGCATGATTTCGGCTGCTCTGGAGCTGCACCGCGAAGAAAACAACATCATCGTGGATGACCCTTTGGGCGAGTACCTCGACCTGACCAGCATCAACGAGTACGCCGGTTGGTATTGGGGCGGTAAGCCGAGCGAAATCACGAAGTACACCTTCAATATCAAGTACAACAAGCCAGTCGTGATCAGCGAGTTTGGGGGCGATGCCCTAGCCGGCTACCATGGCGACGCCGAAACGCGCTGGAGCGAAGAATACCAGGAAGCCTTGTACCAGAACCAGCTCAAAATGCTGAGCACCATCGGCAACCTGCGCGGCATGACACCCTGGATCCTGACCGACTTCCGCGCCACCCGCCGCCAGCACCCGGTGTATCAGAACGGCTTCAACCGCAAGGGCTTGATTTCAAGCTCGGGCCAGAAGAAGAAGGCTTTCTATGTGCTGCAAGAATACTACCGCCAGCAAGCGAAGAAGTACGACAACAAGTAG
- a CDS encoding endo-1,4-beta-xylanase, whose product MKTQLFLSMLSLGLLTYCIPNQQTGEDNPGPTTPAVTGLKQLAPFPMGAAVNVSLLKTRPAYEQTVATEYNSLTAENAMKFASLHPAQTTYTWSDADYIVTYAQQHNARVHGHTLVWYKSLPSWVTGFQGDSAAWENLMKTHIQTVVTHFKGKVASWDVVNEAFEDNGTLRNSVWRQHLGPDFIARAFQYAHEADPAALLFYNDYGHEWGPTKRTAILNLVNGLKSRGIPIHGIGLQMHTNSNRADSNLATAINTAAQTGLKVHIAELDIAMNPDKTAGLAFTPAIAAAQKAKYKAIVQAFKALPAAQRFGITTWNVGDADTWIRGSCSCSDWPLPFDDNYQRKPAYDGIVEALQ is encoded by the coding sequence ATGAAAACACAACTTTTCTTGAGCATGCTCAGCCTAGGTCTGCTGACGTACTGCATCCCCAATCAGCAAACGGGTGAGGATAACCCCGGCCCGACCACGCCCGCTGTGACAGGCTTGAAGCAGCTCGCGCCGTTTCCGATGGGGGCGGCAGTAAACGTGAGTTTGCTGAAAACCCGGCCCGCCTACGAGCAGACGGTAGCCACCGAGTACAACAGTCTGACAGCCGAAAACGCCATGAAGTTTGCCTCCTTGCATCCTGCCCAGACGACCTACACTTGGAGCGACGCCGACTACATCGTGACGTACGCCCAGCAGCACAATGCCCGGGTGCACGGCCACACGCTGGTGTGGTATAAGTCGTTGCCGAGCTGGGTAACAGGTTTTCAGGGCGATTCGGCGGCGTGGGAAAACTTGATGAAAACCCACATTCAAACCGTCGTGACGCACTTCAAAGGCAAAGTAGCCTCGTGGGATGTGGTGAACGAAGCCTTCGAGGATAACGGCACCCTGCGCAACAGCGTGTGGCGTCAGCACCTAGGTCCCGACTTTATTGCCCGAGCCTTCCAGTACGCGCATGAGGCTGACCCCGCCGCGCTGCTCTTCTATAATGACTACGGCCACGAGTGGGGTCCGACGAAGCGCACCGCTATTCTGAACCTAGTGAATGGCCTCAAAAGCCGCGGCATCCCGATTCACGGCATTGGCTTGCAAATGCACACTAACAGCAACCGCGCCGACTCGAACCTAGCTACGGCCATCAACACCGCCGCCCAAACGGGCCTGAAGGTGCACATCGCCGAGCTTGACATTGCCATGAACCCCGATAAGACCGCCGGTCTCGCGTTTACGCCCGCAATTGCCGCTGCTCAGAAGGCGAAGTACAAAGCCATCGTGCAAGCATTCAAGGCCTTGCCCGCCGCCCAGCGCTTTGGCATCACGACTTGGAATGTGGGCGACGCTGACACCTGGATTCGAGGCTCTTGCAGCTGCTCCGACTGGCCCTTGCCCTTCGATGACAACTACCAGCGCAAGCCCGCCTACGATGGTATCGTGGAGGCGTTGCAGTAA
- a CDS encoding glycoside hydrolase family 3 N-terminal domain-containing protein, with translation MPLPSPKCLLLSCLLLSASSSVFAQQQPSSATIEQKVTALLQQMTLEEKVGQLNQYSGRELTGPASNRKNDLLNSIRSGQVGSMLNVKGVKDTREIQAEALKSRLKIPLLFSLDVIHGYKTVFPVPLAEAASWDMDAIRLGAHVAAKEAAAAGIHWTFAPMVDVGRDPRWGRVMEGAGEDTYLGSQIARARVLGFQGEKLGGTDAVLACAKHFAAYGAAIAGRDYNAVDLSQQQLWETYLPPFKAAVDAGAATFMNSFNTLNGIPATGNSYLQRDILKGQWKFSGFVVSDWGSIREMVPWGYAQNLSDAAQKALVAGNDMDMESDAYHQNLAQLVKEGKVAVAQVDDAVRRILRVKFELGLFDDPYKFSDAKREQKVLNDPQNRVAARQMAQKSMVLLKNEKSTLPLSKQLRKIALIGPLAQSKRDLDGGWTVQADTTEIVSIYEGLAKRAGKNTQVVYAKGCSVLGDSRQGFAAAVEAARQADVVVLTVGETWDMTGEAKSRADIQLPGVQAELFRALKATGKPVVVVLLAGRPLIFNDIADSADAILYAWWPGSEGGNALADVLYGEYNPAGKLPSSFPRSVGQIPIPYTQYNTGRPVTKPDQIKYKSAYIDELNTPRYAFGYGLSYTTFQYADLRISRPTLTAAETIQVQCTLTNTGKVAGEEVVQLYLRDPVASIARPLKELKDFQKVLLKPGENKTITFRINKEKLAFYNQQLEWVAEPGDFNLMIGSASNDIRLEGKFALVP, from the coding sequence ATGCCCCTGCCTTCTCCTAAATGCCTACTTCTTTCTTGTCTGCTGCTCTCGGCCAGTAGCTCTGTTTTCGCCCAGCAGCAACCTAGCTCTGCCACCATTGAGCAGAAGGTGACGGCCCTGCTGCAACAGATGACGCTCGAAGAGAAAGTTGGCCAGTTAAACCAATACTCTGGCCGCGAGCTGACCGGTCCGGCGAGCAACCGCAAGAATGACCTGCTCAACAGCATCCGCAGCGGGCAGGTGGGCTCTATGTTGAATGTGAAAGGCGTGAAGGATACCCGCGAGATTCAAGCCGAGGCCCTGAAGTCGCGCTTGAAGATTCCGCTACTGTTCAGCCTCGATGTGATTCACGGTTACAAGACCGTTTTTCCGGTTCCGCTGGCCGAAGCAGCTTCTTGGGATATGGATGCTATTCGGCTGGGGGCGCACGTGGCGGCCAAGGAAGCTGCCGCGGCCGGCATTCACTGGACGTTTGCGCCGATGGTGGACGTGGGCCGCGACCCGCGCTGGGGCCGCGTGATGGAAGGCGCCGGGGAGGACACGTACCTAGGTTCGCAGATTGCCAGGGCGCGGGTACTTGGTTTTCAGGGAGAGAAGCTAGGTGGCACCGACGCCGTGCTGGCCTGCGCCAAACACTTCGCGGCTTACGGCGCTGCCATAGCTGGCCGCGACTATAATGCTGTGGACCTAAGTCAGCAGCAGCTCTGGGAAACGTACCTACCGCCCTTCAAAGCCGCCGTAGATGCCGGTGCGGCCACTTTTATGAACTCGTTCAACACGTTGAACGGCATTCCGGCGACCGGCAACAGCTACTTGCAGCGCGACATCCTGAAGGGCCAATGGAAGTTCTCCGGCTTTGTTGTGTCGGATTGGGGTTCGATCCGGGAAATGGTGCCGTGGGGCTACGCCCAAAACTTGTCAGACGCCGCCCAGAAGGCTCTTGTTGCTGGCAACGACATGGATATGGAAAGCGACGCCTATCATCAAAACCTCGCGCAGCTCGTGAAAGAAGGTAAGGTAGCCGTAGCGCAAGTAGACGACGCAGTACGCCGGATTCTGCGCGTGAAGTTCGAGCTAGGTCTGTTCGATGACCCATACAAGTTTTCGGATGCGAAGCGCGAGCAAAAGGTGCTGAACGATCCACAAAACCGAGTGGCCGCCCGGCAGATGGCCCAAAAGTCGATGGTGCTGCTGAAGAATGAAAAGAGCACGCTACCGCTGAGCAAGCAGCTCCGCAAAATTGCGCTCATCGGCCCGCTGGCTCAATCCAAACGCGACCTAGATGGGGGCTGGACGGTGCAGGCCGACACCACCGAAATCGTCTCGATCTATGAAGGGTTGGCGAAAAGAGCCGGTAAGAACACGCAAGTGGTCTACGCCAAAGGATGCTCCGTATTGGGCGATTCGCGCCAGGGCTTTGCCGCCGCCGTCGAGGCTGCTCGTCAGGCCGACGTAGTGGTGCTGACCGTAGGCGAAACTTGGGACATGACTGGCGAGGCCAAGTCACGCGCCGATATTCAGTTGCCGGGCGTGCAAGCGGAGTTATTTAGAGCCCTGAAAGCAACTGGTAAACCCGTAGTGGTGGTACTGCTAGCTGGTCGGCCGCTGATCTTCAACGACATTGCCGACTCGGCCGATGCTATTCTGTACGCGTGGTGGCCAGGCTCGGAAGGCGGCAATGCCCTTGCTGATGTGCTTTACGGTGAGTACAACCCCGCCGGAAAGCTACCCTCGTCTTTTCCCCGCTCGGTAGGGCAAATTCCGATTCCGTACACGCAATACAACACCGGCCGCCCCGTCACGAAGCCCGACCAGATCAAGTACAAGTCGGCTTACATCGACGAGCTGAACACGCCGCGCTACGCCTTTGGCTACGGCTTGAGCTACACCACCTTCCAATATGCCGACCTAAGAATCAGCCGGCCAACCCTGACCGCAGCCGAGACAATTCAGGTGCAGTGCACCTTAACGAACACAGGCAAAGTAGCGGGCGAGGAAGTCGTGCAGCTCTATCTGCGTGACCCGGTGGCTTCTATCGCGCGGCCTTTAAAGGAGTTGAAGGACTTCCAAAAAGTGCTGCTTAAGCCCGGCGAAAACAAAACCATCACCTTCCGCATCAACAAGGAAAAGCTAGCTTTCTACAACCAGCAGCTGGAGTGGGTAGCCGAGCCCGGCGACTTTAACCTGATGATCGGTAGCGCTTCGAATGATATTCGGCTGGAGGGCAAGTTTGCGCTGGTGCCTTGA
- a CDS encoding DUF2267 domain-containing protein, whose amino-acid sequence MSLNFDDYQRDANNWLKTVARHLVMEREQAGRIFRAVLHALRDRIPAEEAVHLGSQLPIIWKGIYFDGFKIRPVPINIRTRQEWLDFIRTYNNRANVIDFPSDDEAQKAFSAVMHALRELLTEGQYNQLHHMLHDSIKELIEPQSV is encoded by the coding sequence ATGTCCCTCAATTTTGATGATTACCAGCGCGATGCTAATAATTGGTTGAAGACAGTAGCCCGGCACCTCGTAATGGAGCGGGAGCAAGCTGGCCGTATTTTCCGGGCAGTGCTGCACGCCCTGCGCGACCGAATTCCGGCCGAAGAGGCCGTGCACCTAGGTTCGCAGCTGCCCATTATTTGGAAAGGAATCTACTTCGATGGGTTCAAAATTCGGCCCGTACCCATCAACATTCGCACGCGGCAGGAGTGGCTGGATTTTATCCGCACATATAATAACCGCGCGAACGTCATCGACTTTCCCTCCGACGACGAAGCGCAAAAAGCCTTTTCCGCTGTGATGCACGCCTTACGAGAGCTGCTCACCGAGGGCCAGTACAACCAGCTCCACCACATGCTTCACGATTCCATCAAGGAGCTCATCGAGCCGCAAAGCGTATAG
- a CDS encoding DUF4268 domain-containing protein, with translation MYSKAEVSQLRQAFWTTFGQYMAPVPSAEGMPTNWINYKTGLKHVYFRMQADGKRATIGIELTHPDAGIRALFFEQFLALKTLLHETLGETWQWEPETIDANGQPLARIYKALEPVNLFSRDDWPQLISFFKPRMIALDEFWSNAQYAFDELR, from the coding sequence ATGTACAGTAAAGCGGAAGTTTCACAGCTGCGCCAAGCCTTTTGGACGACATTCGGCCAATACATGGCGCCCGTGCCCTCGGCCGAAGGCATGCCTACCAATTGGATCAACTACAAAACTGGCCTTAAGCACGTGTATTTTCGAATGCAAGCCGACGGCAAGCGTGCCACCATCGGTATCGAGCTTACCCACCCCGACGCGGGCATTCGGGCGCTGTTCTTCGAACAGTTTTTGGCGTTAAAAACCCTTCTGCACGAGACCCTCGGCGAAACTTGGCAGTGGGAGCCCGAAACTATCGACGCCAACGGGCAGCCGCTAGCCCGCATCTACAAAGCGCTGGAGCCCGTCAACCTGTTCAGCCGCGACGACTGGCCGCAGCTAATATCGTTCTTCAAGCCGCGCATGATAGCGCTAGATGAATTCTGGAGCAATGCCCAGTACGCCTTCGACGAGCTGCGGTAA
- the ruvB gene encoding Holliday junction branch migration DNA helicase RuvB, which translates to MREPFLTGGDDHMNPSEKEIDKALRPLSFDDFAGQAKIVDNLKVFVAAAKQRGDALDHVLLHGPPGLGKTTLSHIIANELGAGIKMTSGPVLDKPSDLAGLLTNLDPHDVLFIDEIHRLNPVVEEYLYSAMEDYRIDIMLDSGPNARSVQINLSPFTLIGATTRSGLLTSPLRARFGINARLEYYDSKLLTDIVQRSSEILGTPIYEDAAFEIARRSRGTPRIANNLLRRTRDFAQIRGTGTITVDIAQFALNALDVDHHGLDDMDKRILTTIIDKFKGGPVGISTIATACGEEAETIEEVYEPFLIQEGYLKRTSRGREATEAAYEHLGKIMPQHLRGNTATGELFS; encoded by the coding sequence ATGCGCGAACCTTTTCTGACTGGCGGCGACGACCACATGAATCCCTCCGAAAAGGAGATTGACAAGGCGCTCCGTCCGCTAAGCTTTGATGACTTTGCGGGGCAGGCCAAAATTGTAGATAACTTGAAGGTGTTCGTGGCTGCGGCTAAGCAGCGCGGCGACGCCCTCGACCACGTTCTGTTGCACGGGCCTCCCGGCCTCGGTAAAACCACGCTCTCCCACATCATTGCCAACGAGCTAGGTGCCGGTATCAAGATGACGAGTGGCCCTGTGTTGGACAAGCCTTCTGACCTAGCTGGTCTGCTGACCAACCTCGATCCGCACGATGTGCTGTTCATCGATGAGATTCACCGCCTGAATCCCGTGGTAGAGGAGTATCTGTACTCGGCCATGGAGGATTACCGCATCGACATTATGCTCGATTCGGGTCCGAATGCGCGCTCGGTGCAAATCAACTTAAGCCCTTTCACGCTCATTGGCGCTACCACGCGTTCCGGTTTGCTGACCTCGCCGCTACGGGCACGCTTCGGCATCAATGCCCGCCTAGAGTACTACGACTCGAAGCTGCTCACCGACATCGTGCAGCGTTCGTCCGAAATCCTAGGCACGCCGATTTATGAAGATGCTGCCTTTGAAATTGCGCGTCGCTCACGTGGCACGCCGCGTATTGCGAACAACCTGTTGCGCCGTACCCGAGACTTTGCCCAGATCCGCGGCACCGGTACCATCACGGTCGATATTGCACAGTTTGCCCTGAACGCTCTCGACGTCGACCACCACGGCCTCGACGACATGGACAAGCGCATTCTGACCACTATCATCGACAAGTTCAAAGGTGGTCCGGTAGGCATCAGCACCATTGCCACGGCTTGCGGTGAAGAAGCCGAAACTATCGAGGAAGTGTACGAGCCATTCCTGATTCAAGAGGGCTATCTTAAGCGTACTTCACGCGGCCGCGAAGCCACGGAAGCCGCCTATGAGCACCTAGGTAAGATCATGCCTCAGCATCTGCGCGGCAACACAGCCACTGGCGAGCTGTTTAGCTAA
- the queG gene encoding tRNA epoxyqueuosine(34) reductase QueG → MLPTAHYTAFIKRRATELGFMYCGISKAEFLEEEAPRLESWLNRNMHGRMAYMANHFDKRLDPRLLVDGAKSVVSLLLNYYPAEEDQQSDDTLKISKYAYGKDYHFVIKDKLKTLLADMQAEIGDVGGRVFVDSAPVMDKVWAKKSGLGWVGKNSNLIRPGTGSFFFIAELILDVELEYDGPIKDYCGTCSKCMDACPTDAISEPYVVDGSKCISYFTIELKDQIPMEVNGKLGNWVFGCDICQDVCPWNRFAKAHQEPQFSPHPELKNLGRADWEEITHELFSELFRQSAVKRTGYAGLTRNIRFVTEAE, encoded by the coding sequence ATGCTGCCGACCGCCCACTACACTGCCTTTATTAAGCGCCGCGCGACGGAGCTAGGCTTTATGTACTGCGGTATCTCGAAGGCAGAGTTTCTGGAAGAGGAAGCGCCTCGCCTCGAAAGCTGGCTGAACCGCAACATGCACGGTAGGATGGCTTATATGGCCAACCACTTCGATAAGCGCCTTGATCCGCGCTTGCTCGTGGATGGTGCGAAGTCGGTTGTTTCACTTTTGCTCAATTACTACCCCGCCGAGGAAGATCAGCAGTCCGACGATACGCTAAAAATCAGCAAGTATGCTTACGGTAAGGACTATCACTTTGTCATCAAAGACAAGCTGAAAACCCTGCTAGCCGATATGCAAGCCGAAATAGGCGATGTTGGCGGGCGCGTGTTCGTCGATTCGGCGCCGGTAATGGATAAGGTGTGGGCCAAGAAAAGTGGCCTAGGCTGGGTCGGCAAGAATTCAAACCTTATCCGGCCCGGTACCGGTAGTTTTTTCTTTATTGCCGAATTGATCTTGGATGTGGAGCTAGAATACGATGGCCCCATCAAAGACTACTGTGGCACTTGCTCCAAGTGCATGGATGCTTGCCCGACTGATGCCATTTCGGAGCCTTACGTGGTGGATGGTAGCAAGTGCATCAGCTACTTTACTATCGAGTTGAAGGACCAAATTCCAATGGAGGTGAATGGCAAGCTGGGGAACTGGGTATTTGGCTGCGACATCTGCCAAGATGTGTGCCCCTGGAACCGGTTTGCCAAAGCTCACCAGGAGCCGCAGTTTAGCCCGCACCCAGAGTTGAAGAACCTAGGTCGGGCCGACTGGGAGGAAATCACGCATGAGTTGTTCTCGGAACTGTTTCGACAGTCGGCAGTGAAGCGCACAGGCTATGCCGGGCTCACCCGCAATATTCGCTTCGTGACAGAAGCAGAGTAG
- a CDS encoding ferritin-like domain-containing protein: protein MDLFKILSDIEKVDPEVYERFDTRRRAFKYISGMGKAVTAATLPGLLSTMFNKAYGQTSTLAPEIVATLNLALQLEYLERYYYQRGLDTPGLIPSADVPAITIIRDDEVGHIAAIRAVLGTQAFGPDPGATAFDYTAGGKVNPFANAANFYAVSQAFVDTGVRAYKGGAVNLMGNKDILTAALNIHSVEARHSSHIRLLRRGGVSATADVNNLVAKPKSWISGTDGGGSNPPLTTPVYGAGVNPPPAGTPTGVTFPAEDNTTQGAVNVQTGTTFPTIPGVTLTTAQQLAAATEAFDEPLDATTVKTIARNFRSTVGATLGLFN from the coding sequence ATGGATCTGTTTAAAATTCTTTCTGATATCGAAAAAGTAGACCCTGAAGTCTACGAGCGTTTCGACACCCGTCGGCGCGCGTTCAAATACATCTCGGGCATGGGTAAAGCGGTAACGGCCGCTACATTACCTGGCTTGCTGAGCACTATGTTCAACAAAGCCTACGGTCAGACCAGCACCTTAGCACCCGAAATTGTTGCGACACTGAACCTAGCGTTGCAACTGGAGTACCTGGAGCGCTACTATTATCAGCGCGGACTCGACACGCCCGGCCTCATTCCCTCTGCTGACGTGCCCGCTATTACCATCATCCGTGACGACGAAGTTGGCCACATTGCTGCTATTCGGGCGGTGCTAGGTACACAGGCGTTTGGCCCAGACCCTGGTGCCACTGCCTTCGATTACACCGCTGGTGGCAAAGTAAACCCGTTTGCTAATGCTGCTAACTTCTATGCCGTTAGCCAAGCATTCGTTGATACCGGTGTGCGGGCTTATAAAGGAGGCGCTGTTAACCTAATGGGCAACAAAGACATCCTGACTGCTGCATTGAACATTCACTCGGTAGAGGCGCGTCACTCATCGCACATCCGGTTGTTACGTCGCGGCGGCGTATCTGCTACCGCCGATGTAAACAATCTAGTAGCCAAGCCTAAGAGCTGGATTTCGGGCACAGATGGTGGTGGCTCTAACCCACCACTGACTACGCCTGTGTATGGCGCTGGCGTGAACCCACCACCTGCGGGCACTCCAACGGGTGTTACCTTCCCTGCTGAAGATAATACGACGCAAGGTGCCGTGAATGTACAGACTGGCACTACTTTCCCCACCATTCCAGGGGTTACATTGACAACAGCCCAGCAGCTAGCTGCCGCTACAGAGGCATTCGATGAGCCGCTGGACGCTACAACGGTGAAGACTATTGCTCGCAACTTCCGTTCAACGGTTGGTGCTACGCTGGGCTTGTTCAACTAA
- a CDS encoding ferritin-like domain-containing protein produces the protein MTQSPGDELEVNKPLFVPIKRRSFFMYAGATAGATALLLAGCDDDDNNESDIVDVGAGDKGVLNYAYALEQLEAAFYARVLTGQYYAGASTAEKQIFTDIALHEKIHADFFKSVLAGDAIKGLTPNFSTINFDDRTSVLNSAKAFEDLGVAAYNGAGRFITAPLYLVIAGKIVSVEARHAALIRDLITFNSFVGDDVVDFSLTSRQEKSKLPAEVLATANNFLAAGSKLSANSLVA, from the coding sequence ATGACCCAATCACCTGGGGACGAACTGGAAGTTAACAAGCCACTTTTTGTTCCTATCAAGCGCCGCTCCTTTTTCATGTATGCCGGCGCGACCGCTGGGGCGACCGCACTGCTGCTAGCAGGCTGCGACGACGACGACAATAACGAATCAGATATTGTAGATGTAGGCGCTGGCGATAAGGGCGTGCTCAACTACGCGTATGCACTCGAACAGCTTGAAGCCGCTTTTTATGCTCGAGTACTCACGGGTCAGTATTACGCTGGAGCCAGCACTGCCGAGAAGCAGATCTTCACCGACATAGCACTACACGAGAAAATCCACGCTGATTTCTTTAAGAGTGTGCTAGCAGGCGACGCTATCAAAGGCTTAACCCCTAATTTCTCCACTATCAATTTCGACGACCGCACGAGTGTACTAAACTCGGCCAAAGCGTTTGAAGACCTAGGTGTAGCTGCGTATAACGGCGCAGGCCGCTTCATTACAGCACCACTCTACCTAGTAATAGCAGGTAAGATCGTGTCGGTAGAAGCGCGTCACGCTGCCCTGATCCGCGACCTAATTACATTCAACTCCTTTGTGGGCGATGATGTAGTGGACTTTAGCCTAACGAGTCGTCAGGAAAAGTCAAAGTTGCCTGCTGAGGTATTGGCCACGGCCAACAACTTCCTAGCAGCCGGCTCTAAACTGAGCGCTAACAGCCTTGTGGCATAA